In a single window of the Bradyrhizobium sp. ORS 285 genome:
- a CDS encoding ABC transporter ATP-binding protein encodes MSTLLEVTDAHVSYGKVEAVRSVSLTVAENEIVTIIGANGAGKTTLLSAIMGVFPLKGRVAFLGEDLARYEIEDRVARGLCLVPEHRELFATMNVEDNLQLGAFRMSKAHAARGFEHVYTLFPKLKERRKQLAGTLSGGEQQMLAMGRALMGSPKMLMLDEPSLGLAPIIVAGIFEIVAKLREEGVSVLLVEQNAKAALKVADRAYVMELGEFVLNGKASEIATDQRVAASYLGFAEAAAH; translated from the coding sequence ATGAGTACCCTGCTGGAAGTCACCGACGCCCACGTCTCCTACGGCAAGGTCGAGGCCGTCCGCTCGGTCTCGCTCACCGTGGCGGAGAACGAGATCGTCACCATCATCGGCGCCAACGGCGCCGGCAAGACGACGCTCCTCAGCGCCATCATGGGCGTGTTTCCGCTCAAGGGCCGCGTCGCCTTCCTCGGCGAGGATTTGGCGCGCTACGAGATCGAGGACCGCGTGGCCCGCGGCCTCTGCCTGGTGCCGGAGCATCGCGAGCTGTTCGCCACCATGAACGTCGAGGACAATCTGCAGCTCGGCGCTTTCAGAATGAGCAAGGCGCATGCGGCGCGCGGCTTCGAGCACGTCTACACGCTGTTCCCGAAGCTGAAGGAGCGGCGCAAGCAGCTCGCCGGCACCTTGTCGGGCGGCGAGCAGCAGATGCTGGCGATGGGCCGGGCGCTGATGGGATCGCCGAAGATGCTGATGCTCGACGAGCCGAGCCTCGGTCTGGCGCCGATCATCGTCGCCGGCATCTTCGAGATCGTCGCCAAGCTGCGCGAGGAAGGCGTCTCGGTGCTGCTGGTCGAGCAGAACGCCAAGGCCGCGTTGAAAGTGGCCGACCGCGCCTATGTGATGGAGCTCGGCGAGTTCGTGCTCAACGGCAAGGCCTCGGAGATCGCGACCGACCAGCGCGTCGCGGCGAGCTATCTCGGCTTCGCCGAGGCAGCCGCGCACTGA
- a CDS encoding ABC transporter substrate-binding protein: MRKAYLAAAGVIAMIASAPALAQTSEITIGITTTTTGPGAALGIPERNALEFVPKEIGGVPLKVIVLDDGGDPTTATTNARRFVTESKADIIMGSALTPPTIAVSNVANEAGIPHFGLAPFPVTPERTKWSVVMPQPVPIMGKVLYEHMKAHNVKTVGYIGYSDSYGDLWFNDLKNQGVPMGVTIVDEERFARPDTSVTGQVLKLVAANPDAILVGASGTAAALPQTELRERGYTGLIYQTHGAASMDFIRIAGKAAEGVIMASGPVMSPETQDDSALTKAPGLELNKAYEAKYGPNSRSQFAGHSFDAFEILKRVIPVALKTAKPGTPEFREAIRQALLSEKDLAASQGVYNFTEKDRSGLDDRARIILTVKDGKYVPAK; this comes from the coding sequence ATGAGGAAGGCCTATCTGGCTGCGGCTGGCGTCATTGCGATGATCGCGTCGGCTCCGGCGCTGGCGCAGACCAGCGAGATCACCATCGGCATCACCACGACCACGACGGGTCCGGGCGCAGCGCTCGGCATTCCCGAGCGCAATGCGCTGGAATTCGTGCCGAAGGAGATCGGCGGCGTGCCGCTGAAGGTGATCGTGCTCGACGACGGCGGCGATCCGACCACGGCGACCACCAATGCCCGCCGCTTCGTGACCGAATCCAAGGCTGACATCATCATGGGCTCGGCGCTGACCCCGCCGACGATCGCGGTGTCCAACGTCGCCAACGAGGCCGGCATTCCGCATTTCGGCTTGGCGCCGTTCCCGGTCACCCCGGAGCGCACCAAGTGGTCGGTCGTGATGCCGCAGCCGGTGCCGATCATGGGCAAGGTGCTCTACGAGCACATGAAGGCCCATAACGTGAAGACCGTCGGCTATATCGGCTATTCCGACTCTTACGGCGATCTCTGGTTCAACGACCTCAAGAACCAGGGCGTGCCGATGGGCGTCACCATCGTCGACGAGGAGCGCTTCGCGCGTCCCGATACGTCCGTCACCGGCCAGGTGCTGAAGCTGGTCGCCGCCAACCCGGATGCCATCCTGGTCGGCGCCTCGGGCACCGCGGCGGCCCTGCCGCAGACCGAATTGCGCGAGCGCGGCTACACCGGCCTGATCTACCAGACCCACGGTGCGGCGAGCATGGACTTCATCCGCATCGCCGGCAAGGCAGCGGAAGGCGTGATCATGGCCTCCGGCCCGGTGATGTCGCCGGAGACCCAGGACGACAGCGCGCTGACCAAGGCCCCCGGCCTCGAGCTGAACAAGGCCTATGAGGCCAAGTACGGCCCGAACAGCCGCAGCCAGTTCGCCGGTCACTCCTTCGACGCGTTCGAGATCCTCAAGCGCGTCATCCCGGTGGCGCTGAAGACCGCGAAGCCCGGCACGCCGGAGTTCCGCGAGGCGATCCGCCAGGCGCTGCTGAGCGAGAAGGACCTCGCGGCCTCGCAGGGCGTCTACAACTTCACCGAGAAGGATCGCTCCGGCCTCGACGACCGCGCCCGCATCATCCTGACCGTGAAGGACGGCAAGTACGTCCCGGCGAAATGA
- a CDS encoding TetR/AcrR family transcriptional regulator → MTDAEDGLRADARANRAKIVDVAREALARDPAVSLNAIAKAADVGPGTLYRHFPNREALVLAVYRREIEAVAAVAQQLVVRHPPREAFRRWCERLAKFGRMKQGLADVLGTATSERDLMYLRELYAPILEALDQLLRAGEASGDFAPGADPEDVLQLLGFLWRIKPDAQGTARIERLLDLVVRGLNAPVSPTTRE, encoded by the coding sequence ATGACCGATGCTGAAGACGGCTTGCGGGCCGATGCCCGGGCCAACCGGGCCAAGATCGTCGACGTTGCCCGGGAGGCGCTGGCGCGCGATCCCGCGGTCTCGCTCAACGCCATCGCCAAGGCCGCCGACGTCGGGCCGGGCACGCTGTATCGCCATTTCCCGAACCGGGAGGCGCTGGTGCTCGCCGTGTACCGCCGCGAAATCGAAGCGGTAGCTGCAGTCGCCCAGCAGCTCGTCGTCCGCCATCCGCCGCGCGAGGCGTTCCGCCGCTGGTGCGAGCGGCTCGCGAAGTTCGGACGCATGAAGCAAGGGCTGGCCGACGTGCTGGGCACCGCGACATCCGAGCGCGACCTCATGTATTTGCGCGAGCTTTACGCGCCCATCCTCGAGGCGCTGGATCAACTGCTCCGGGCGGGCGAAGCGTCCGGCGATTTCGCTCCGGGCGCCGATCCAGAGGACGTTCTGCAACTGCTCGGCTTTCTCTGGCGCATCAAGCCGGATGCCCAGGGGACGGCGCGCATCGAGCGCCTGCTCGACCTAGTGGTGCGCGGCTTGAACGCGCCCGTGTCACCGACGACGAGGGAGTGA
- a CDS encoding glycerate kinase: protein MSSRRPLLRSIFDAAVAAAHPDVVLPGFLPAAPKGRIICLAAGKGAAAMAVAAERHYLDTLGFDPAKLVGIATTRHGHGVPTRRVKVIEAGHPMPDEAGLKAADDTLQLAATAEADDLMLVLISGGGSANWVAPVNGVSFGQKQQLTRALLRSGAPIGEMNIVRKHLSRIKGGRLARAGQKAEIVTLAISDVPHDDPSAIASGPTVPDPTTLADARAIVAKYRLEVDPAIARALEDPANESCKPGDPAFARASFELIARPASSLEAAVAAVKAAGYDVLDLGADLEGEAREVAADHAKLAREARSLGRRMAIISGGELTVTVRGHGRGGPNQEYALALADLLKDMDGVAALAGDTDGADGGGGSASDPAGALVDAEVIAAMRAQGLDPQAYLANNDATAFFAATGGLLQTGPTLTNVNDVRVILVD from the coding sequence ATGAGCAGCCGCCGTCCGCTGTTGCGATCGATCTTCGATGCCGCGGTCGCCGCGGCGCATCCCGATGTCGTGCTGCCGGGCTTCCTCCCGGCGGCACCGAAGGGCCGGATCATCTGCCTCGCCGCCGGCAAGGGCGCCGCCGCGATGGCAGTTGCCGCAGAGCGGCACTACCTCGACACGCTCGGGTTCGATCCGGCGAAGCTCGTCGGCATTGCAACCACCCGTCATGGCCACGGTGTGCCGACGCGCCGCGTCAAAGTCATCGAAGCGGGCCACCCGATGCCGGACGAGGCCGGGCTCAAGGCAGCGGACGATACGCTGCAGTTGGCCGCAACGGCAGAAGCCGACGATCTGATGCTGGTGCTGATCTCCGGCGGCGGCTCGGCGAACTGGGTTGCGCCGGTGAACGGCGTCAGCTTCGGGCAGAAGCAGCAGCTGACGCGGGCGCTGCTGCGTTCGGGCGCGCCGATCGGCGAGATGAACATCGTCCGCAAGCATCTGTCGCGCATCAAGGGCGGGCGGCTGGCGCGCGCCGGGCAGAAGGCCGAGATCGTGACGCTGGCGATCTCCGATGTGCCGCATGACGATCCCTCCGCCATCGCCTCCGGGCCGACGGTGCCGGATCCGACGACGCTGGCCGATGCCCGCGCGATCGTCGCGAAATACAGGCTCGAGGTCGACCCGGCGATTGCTCGTGCGCTCGAAGATCCCGCCAATGAGAGCTGCAAGCCTGGCGACCCCGCCTTCGCCCGCGCATCGTTCGAGCTGATCGCGCGGCCCGCGAGTTCGCTCGAAGCGGCTGTGGCCGCGGTCAAGGCCGCGGGCTACGACGTGCTCGACCTCGGTGCCGATCTCGAGGGCGAGGCCCGCGAGGTCGCCGCCGATCATGCCAAGCTGGCGCGGGAGGCCCGTTCGCTCGGCCGCCGCATGGCGATCATCTCGGGCGGCGAGCTCACGGTGACCGTGCGCGGCCACGGCCGCGGCGGGCCGAACCAGGAATATGCGCTGGCGCTCGCCGACCTGCTGAAGGACATGGACGGCGTCGCGGCGCTGGCCGGCGACACCGACGGTGCCGATGGCGGCGGTGGCAGCGCCTCGGACCCGGCCGGCGCGCTGGTCGATGCCGAGGTCATCGCAGCGATGCGGGCGCAGGGACTGGATCCCCAAGCCTATCTCGCCAACAACGACGCCACCGCGTTCTTCGCCGCGACCGGCGGCCTGCTGCAGACCGGCCCGACGCTGACCAACGTCAACGATGTGAGAGTGATCCTGGTCGACTGA
- a CDS encoding MarR family winged helix-turn-helix transcriptional regulator — protein sequence MADSAKPVSKARESRKEAAAAVEETQAVQLGELSDLLGYVLKRAQLKVFEDFLRCVAPLQLTPAQFSVLLLLDANPGRNQTEIANTLGILRPNFVSLLDSLESRELCTRVRSANDRRSHILLLTEKGKGVLARAKKLVVSKHEARLNELLGPDGRETLLAMLTKIAEEF from the coding sequence ATGGCCGATAGCGCCAAGCCCGTCAGCAAAGCCAGAGAAAGCCGAAAGGAAGCTGCCGCAGCCGTCGAGGAGACGCAAGCGGTCCAGCTCGGCGAGCTCTCCGATCTGCTCGGCTATGTGCTGAAACGGGCGCAGTTGAAGGTGTTCGAGGACTTTCTACGCTGCGTTGCACCGTTGCAGCTGACGCCGGCGCAGTTCTCGGTGCTGCTGCTGCTCGACGCCAATCCCGGCCGCAACCAGACCGAGATCGCCAACACGCTGGGCATCCTCCGGCCCAATTTCGTGTCGCTTTTAGATAGCCTGGAAAGCCGTGAGCTCTGCACCCGCGTCCGCTCGGCCAATGACCGACGCTCGCACATCCTGCTGCTGACCGAGAAGGGCAAGGGCGTGCTCGCTCGCGCCAAGAAGCTGGTCGTCTCCAAGCACGAGGCGCGACTGAACGAGCTGCTCGGCCCCGACGGGCGCGAGACGCTGCTCGCGATGCTCACCAAGATCGCGGAGGAGTTCTGA
- a CDS encoding ABC transporter substrate-binding protein, with protein sequence MTTALTRRTLSSLLGLALVGAAASSAYADKKYDNGASDTEIKIGNIVPYSGPASAYGSVGKAMSAVFKKVNDEGGINGRKINFISYDDAYSPPKTVEQARKLVESDEVLFLFGVLGTAPNTAIQKYMNAKKVPQLFVATGATKWNEPKTNPWTMGWLPSYQSEARIYAKYLMAQQPSGKIAVLYQNDDMGKDYLKGLKDGLGSEASRVVLEESYEIAEPTVESHIVKMKSANPDVVILFTTPKSGAQAIKKLGEMSWKPLTIISNVSASTAAVMRPAGVENSQGVISAAYAKDASDPQWANDPGLGAFRELLAKYLPEINPVDSSALTGYNIATTMVEVLKRCGDELTRANVMKQAASLKQFAQGGLLPGVTLTTGPDDFQPIEQLQLMQFKGERWQLFGEVMSGELK encoded by the coding sequence GTGACCACTGCCCTCACCCGCCGCACGCTCTCCAGCCTGCTCGGCCTCGCCCTCGTTGGCGCCGCTGCCAGCAGCGCGTACGCCGACAAGAAATACGATAACGGCGCGAGCGACACCGAGATCAAGATCGGCAACATCGTGCCCTATAGCGGCCCGGCCTCGGCCTATGGCTCGGTCGGCAAGGCGATGTCGGCTGTGTTCAAGAAGGTCAATGACGAAGGTGGCATCAACGGCCGCAAGATCAATTTCATCTCGTATGACGACGCCTATTCGCCACCGAAGACGGTGGAGCAGGCGCGCAAGCTGGTCGAGAGCGATGAGGTGCTGTTCCTGTTCGGCGTGCTCGGCACCGCGCCCAACACGGCGATCCAGAAATACATGAACGCCAAGAAGGTGCCGCAGCTGTTCGTGGCGACCGGCGCCACCAAGTGGAACGAGCCCAAGACCAATCCGTGGACCATGGGCTGGCTGCCGAGCTACCAATCGGAAGCGCGCATCTACGCCAAATATCTCATGGCGCAGCAGCCGAGCGGGAAGATCGCGGTGCTCTACCAGAACGACGACATGGGCAAAGACTATCTAAAGGGCCTCAAGGACGGTCTCGGCAGCGAGGCCTCTCGGGTGGTGCTGGAGGAGAGCTACGAGATCGCCGAGCCGACGGTGGAGTCGCACATCGTCAAGATGAAGTCGGCCAATCCCGACGTCGTCATCTTGTTCACGACGCCGAAGTCGGGCGCACAGGCGATCAAGAAGCTCGGCGAGATGAGCTGGAAGCCGCTCACCATCATCTCCAACGTCAGCGCCTCCACGGCTGCGGTGATGCGGCCGGCTGGCGTCGAGAACTCGCAGGGCGTGATCTCGGCCGCCTATGCCAAGGATGCCTCCGATCCGCAATGGGCCAATGATCCGGGCCTCGGCGCGTTCCGCGAGTTGCTCGCCAAATACCTGCCGGAGATCAACCCCGTGGATTCGTCGGCGCTGACCGGCTACAACATCGCCACCACGATGGTCGAGGTGCTGAAGCGATGCGGCGACGAACTGACACGCGCGAACGTCATGAAACAGGCGGCAAGCCTGAAGCAGTTTGCGCAAGGCGGGCTGCTGCCCGGCGTCACGCTGACCACGGGGCCCGACGATTTCCAGCCGATCGAGCAGCTGCAGCTGATGCAATTCAAGGGCGAGCGCTGGCAGCTGTTCGGCGAGGTCATGAGCGGCGAGCTGAAGTGA
- a CDS encoding oxidoreductase, with translation MSQPSGFTDNDVPNQTGKCFVVTGANTGLGFEISRVLAAHGARVLMACRDRAKADAAMARLKQQVPAANLTFLRYDQADLDSIRAAADQVAREPRVDVLINNAGVMNPPLTRTRQGFELQFGVNHLGCFAFTSLLLPKLAENAGARVVITSSLVHKTGKIDWSDLNADNGYERRPRYDQSKLANILFLFELDRRLRAVGSSITAVGCHPGFATTELGRHIRFIGVLKPLFGLIANTPAMGAWPALQAATGIVQAGGYYGPQGRGEIRGPSGEAARAPQAVDPDLARRLWDVSIAMTGVDPGLLPAS, from the coding sequence ATGAGCCAGCCATCCGGTTTCACCGATAACGATGTCCCCAATCAGACCGGCAAGTGCTTCGTCGTCACCGGTGCGAATACCGGGCTCGGCTTCGAGATCTCGCGCGTCCTGGCGGCGCATGGCGCCCGCGTGCTGATGGCATGCCGAGATCGCGCCAAGGCCGATGCCGCGATGGCGCGGCTCAAGCAGCAGGTCCCCGCGGCCAACCTTACTTTCCTCCGCTATGATCAGGCTGACCTCGACAGCATCCGCGCAGCCGCCGATCAAGTCGCACGAGAGCCGCGCGTTGACGTACTGATCAACAATGCCGGCGTCATGAACCCGCCCCTCACGCGCACGAGGCAAGGCTTTGAGCTGCAGTTCGGCGTCAACCATCTCGGCTGCTTCGCTTTCACCTCGCTGCTGCTGCCCAAGCTCGCAGAAAACGCAGGCGCTCGAGTCGTGATTACGTCGAGCCTCGTGCACAAGACCGGCAAGATCGACTGGTCGGACCTCAATGCCGACAACGGTTACGAGAGGCGGCCGCGCTACGATCAGAGCAAGCTCGCGAACATTCTGTTTCTGTTCGAGCTGGACCGCCGCCTGCGTGCGGTCGGCTCTTCGATCACGGCGGTCGGCTGCCATCCCGGCTTCGCGACCACCGAGCTCGGCCGCCACATCCGCTTCATCGGCGTTCTCAAGCCGCTGTTCGGGCTGATCGCCAATACGCCGGCGATGGGCGCTTGGCCGGCGCTGCAAGCCGCAACCGGAATCGTGCAGGCGGGTGGCTATTACGGGCCGCAGGGCCGCGGCGAGATTCGTGGTCCCTCCGGAGAGGCCGCTCGTGCGCCGCAGGCCGTCGACCCCGATCTCGCCCGCCGCCTCTGGGACGTGTCCATCGCGATGACCGGCGTCGATCCGGGGTTGCTGCCGGCGAGCTAG
- a CDS encoding branched-chain amino acid ABC transporter permease — protein sequence MNTTILLFLLQDGITNGAIYALLGLALVLVFAVTRVILIPQGEFVTYGALTYASLAAGRMPGTAKLAVVIGLVAFAFDLYAMRKTLHVPKVARAAALHVVFPLVVLLASMWAADQRMPAGVSLVLSLLIVASIGLSLYRIVFQPLAHTSVLVLLIASVGVHLALQGLGLLFFGAEGQRGPALLTTSATLGSLRFTGQGMAVYGITIAFIVGLWLFFGLTLYGKALRATAVNRLGARLVGIRTTLSGQIAFLLASTIGALSGILIVPITTLYYDTGFLIGLKGFIAAIIGGLISYPLTAVAALVVGIVEAFSSFYASNFKEVIVFTLLIPVLLLRSLAAPAVEEEKD from the coding sequence TTGAACACAACGATCTTGCTGTTCCTGTTGCAGGACGGCATTACCAACGGCGCGATCTACGCCCTGCTCGGGCTAGCGCTGGTGCTGGTATTTGCCGTCACCCGGGTGATCCTGATCCCGCAGGGCGAATTCGTCACCTACGGCGCCCTCACCTACGCCTCGCTCGCCGCCGGCCGCATGCCGGGCACCGCGAAGCTTGCCGTGGTGATCGGCCTCGTCGCCTTCGCCTTCGACCTCTATGCGATGCGCAAGACGCTGCACGTGCCCAAGGTCGCGCGCGCCGCTGCCCTTCACGTCGTCTTTCCCCTCGTCGTGCTGCTCGCCAGCATGTGGGCGGCCGACCAGCGCATGCCCGCCGGCGTCAGCCTGGTGCTGTCGCTGCTGATCGTTGCCAGCATCGGCCTGTCGCTGTACCGCATCGTGTTCCAGCCGCTCGCCCACACCTCGGTGCTGGTGCTGCTGATCGCCTCCGTCGGCGTGCACCTCGCGCTGCAAGGACTCGGCCTGCTGTTCTTCGGCGCCGAGGGCCAGCGCGGCCCGGCCCTGCTCACCACCAGTGCGACGCTCGGCTCGCTGCGCTTCACCGGCCAGGGCATGGCGGTCTACGGCATCACCATCGCCTTCATCGTCGGTCTCTGGCTGTTCTTCGGCCTGACCCTGTACGGCAAGGCGCTGCGCGCCACCGCGGTCAATCGTCTCGGCGCCCGCCTGGTCGGCATCCGCACCACGCTGTCCGGCCAGATCGCCTTCCTGCTGGCCTCCACCATCGGCGCGCTGTCCGGCATCCTGATCGTTCCGATCACGACGCTCTATTACGACACCGGCTTCCTGATCGGCCTGAAGGGCTTCATCGCCGCGATCATCGGCGGCCTGATCAGTTATCCGCTGACCGCCGTCGCCGCGCTGGTCGTCGGCATCGTCGAGGCGTTCTCCTCGTTCTACGCCTCGAACTTCAAGGAAGTCATCGTCTTCACGCTGCTGATCCCGGTCCTGCTGCTGCGTTCGCTTGCCGCGCCCGCGGTCGAAGAAGAAAAGGATTGA
- a CDS encoding ATP-binding cassette domain-containing protein produces the protein MRERWPLIVFAVLVADVPFIPGVPPFWIVLLDNIGLSALVAMGLVLLTGVGGLTSFGQAAFVGFGAYTTAVLSANYGVSPWLTLPLSLLVSGLAAVLLGLVTVRLSGHYLPLGTLAWGLGLYYLFSKLAFLGRNDGISGIPPLSIGSLRMLDPGTIYYAIWAAVLISALLTMNLLDSRTGRAIRALRRGHIAAEAFGVYSPRAKLLVFIYAAVLAGLSGWLYAHFARAVNPTPFGAQAGIEYLFVAVVGGAGYVWGGVLGAAIVVILKEVLQSYLPLLLHGEGQLETIVFGILLVTLLQLAPTGLWPWLTARLPFKPVAKKPDTSLELPARVRSSSAPNVLLQVDNARKQFGGVVAVNNVSFDVQAREIVALIGPNGAGKSTTFNLITGVLPPTSGNISVLGKAVGNAPPQDVVKLGISRTFQHVKLVPDMTVLENVAIGAHLRGHSGALSSMFRLDRADEAKLLAEAARQIERVGLGDQMHQLAGSLSLGQQRIVEIARALCVDPMLLLLDEPAAGLRHMEKQRLGALLRELRAGGMSVLLVEHDMGFVMDLADRIVVLDFGTKIAEGTPAAIKTNPEVIKAYLGAAA, from the coding sequence GTGCGCGAGCGTTGGCCTCTCATCGTCTTTGCCGTCCTCGTCGCGGATGTTCCGTTCATCCCGGGCGTGCCGCCGTTCTGGATCGTGCTGCTCGACAATATCGGCCTGTCCGCGCTGGTCGCGATGGGCTTGGTGCTGCTGACCGGCGTCGGCGGCCTCACCTCGTTCGGCCAGGCCGCCTTCGTCGGCTTCGGCGCCTACACGACCGCGGTGCTGTCCGCCAATTACGGCGTCTCGCCCTGGCTGACCCTGCCGCTGTCGCTCTTGGTCTCCGGCCTCGCCGCGGTACTGCTCGGCCTCGTCACGGTCAGGCTGTCCGGCCATTATCTGCCGCTCGGCACGCTCGCCTGGGGTCTCGGCCTCTACTATCTCTTCAGCAAGCTGGCCTTCCTCGGCCGTAACGACGGCATCTCCGGCATCCCCCCGCTGTCGATCGGCAGCCTCAGGATGCTCGATCCCGGCACGATCTACTACGCGATCTGGGCCGCCGTGCTGATCTCCGCGCTGCTGACGATGAACCTCCTGGACTCCCGCACCGGCCGCGCCATTCGCGCGCTGCGCCGCGGGCACATCGCGGCCGAAGCCTTCGGCGTGTATTCGCCACGCGCCAAGCTGCTTGTGTTCATCTACGCCGCCGTGCTCGCCGGCCTGTCCGGCTGGCTCTACGCGCACTTCGCCCGCGCCGTGAACCCGACCCCGTTCGGCGCCCAGGCCGGCATCGAATATCTGTTCGTCGCGGTCGTCGGCGGTGCCGGCTATGTCTGGGGCGGCGTGCTCGGTGCTGCGATCGTCGTGATCCTGAAGGAGGTGCTGCAAAGCTATCTCCCGCTGCTGCTGCATGGCGAGGGCCAGCTCGAGACCATCGTGTTCGGCATCCTGCTCGTCACGTTGCTCCAGCTCGCGCCGACCGGCCTGTGGCCGTGGCTGACCGCGCGGCTGCCGTTCAAGCCGGTCGCCAAGAAGCCGGACACCTCGCTCGAGCTGCCGGCCCGGGTGCGATCCTCCTCGGCGCCGAACGTGCTGCTGCAGGTCGACAATGCGCGCAAACAGTTCGGTGGCGTGGTCGCGGTCAACAACGTCTCGTTCGACGTCCAGGCGCGCGAGATCGTCGCGCTGATCGGTCCCAACGGCGCCGGCAAGAGCACGACCTTCAACCTGATCACCGGCGTGCTGCCGCCGACCTCCGGCAACATCTCGGTGCTCGGCAAGGCCGTCGGCAACGCGCCGCCGCAGGACGTCGTCAAGCTCGGCATTTCCCGCACCTTCCAGCACGTCAAGCTGGTGCCCGACATGACCGTGCTGGAGAACGTCGCGATCGGCGCGCATCTGCGCGGCCATTCCGGCGCGCTCTCCAGCATGTTCCGGCTCGATCGCGCCGACGAGGCCAAGCTGCTCGCGGAAGCCGCGCGCCAGATCGAACGCGTCGGCCTCGGCGACCAGATGCACCAGCTCGCCGGTTCGCTATCCCTCGGCCAGCAGCGCATCGTCGAGATCGCCCGCGCGCTGTGCGTCGATCCGATGCTGCTGCTGCTCGACGAGCCCGCCGCCGGCCTGCGCCACATGGAGAAGCAGCGCCTCGGTGCGCTGCTTCGCGAACTCAGAGCCGGCGGCATGTCGGTGCTGCTGGTCGAGCACGACATGGGCTTCGTCATGGATCTCGCCGACCGCATCGTGGTGCTCGATTTCGGCACCAAGATCGCCGAGGGCACACCAGCCGCGATCAAGACCAATCCCGAGGTCATCAAGGCGTATCTCGGAGCCGCCGCATGA
- a CDS encoding shikimate dehydrogenase produces MIFAPTGATRLHIIIGDPVAQVRSPAGVSEAFADRESDAILVAVQVAPADLADFIATMTRVKNLDGIVATIPHKFACYRACATATERAHFIGAVNLMRRGVNGKWHGDMVDGLGFVGAAQAAGFDPADARALQVGAGGAGSAIALALIDAGVRELAIHDSDPGRRDALIARLNESGKGRAVVGSADANGFDMVVNATPAGMQPGDPLPVDMATVSPSAYCGCVITKPEVSPFITAARDRGCLTATGTDMYHALERVMVDFLLSKEAPS; encoded by the coding sequence ATGATCTTCGCCCCCACCGGAGCCACCAGGCTCCACATCATCATTGGCGATCCCGTTGCGCAGGTGCGCTCGCCCGCCGGCGTCAGCGAAGCCTTTGCGGATCGCGAGAGCGATGCGATCCTGGTCGCCGTGCAGGTCGCGCCGGCCGATCTCGCCGACTTCATCGCAACGATGACGCGGGTGAAGAATCTCGACGGCATCGTCGCGACCATCCCGCACAAATTCGCCTGCTACCGTGCCTGCGCGACGGCGACCGAGCGCGCGCATTTCATCGGTGCCGTGAACCTGATGCGACGCGGAGTCAATGGCAAGTGGCACGGCGACATGGTCGATGGTCTGGGCTTCGTCGGCGCGGCGCAGGCCGCGGGGTTCGATCCCGCCGACGCGCGCGCCTTGCAGGTCGGGGCGGGCGGTGCCGGCTCGGCAATTGCGCTGGCTCTGATCGATGCCGGCGTGCGCGAACTCGCCATTCACGACAGCGATCCCGGCCGTCGCGATGCGCTGATTGCGCGGCTCAACGAGAGCGGCAAGGGCCGCGCGGTCGTCGGCAGCGCGGATGCAAATGGATTCGACATGGTCGTCAACGCGACGCCGGCCGGCATGCAACCCGGCGATCCCCTCCCGGTCGACATGGCGACGGTGAGCCCATCAGCCTATTGCGGCTGCGTCATCACCAAGCCGGAAGTGTCGCCCTTCATCACGGCCGCGCGTGATCGCGGCTGCCTGACGGCGACCGGCACAGACATGTATCACGCGCTGGAGCGCGTGATGGTCGACTTCCTCTTGTCGAAGGAGGCGCCATCCTGA